The Cetobacterium somerae sequence AAGTTCAATAGTTGAAAATATTAAACATATGAAATCACCTAGAAATTTAACTCTTTGTACAGATGATAGAGAACCAAGAGATATTTTGGAAGTTGGACACATTAATGATTGTGTTAGAGTTGCTGTAAAAGCTGGACTAGACCCTATCGAAGCTATCAGAGCTACAACTTTAAATACTGCTCAAGAGTATAAATTAGATAAAATAGGTGCAATCGCACCTGGTTACTTTGCTGATATAGTCGTTTTAGATAATTTAGTGGATTTTAACGTTTTAAAAACTTTTTGGCAAGGAAAATTAATTGCAGAAAATGATAGCTTAGTTGTTGAGATAAACTCTCCAAAATTAGATATTGAATATTTAAATTCAGTTTATGTTGGCGAATTAAGCGAAGGTGATTTTAAAATAAAATCTCCTATCCAAAATGGAGAGGTTGAAATTGAAGTTTTATCATATCTTACTAAAGAAAGGTCTATAACAGATAGAAAAACTATGTTAGTTAAAGCAAAAGATGGTTTTATTGATATCTCTGAAAACTCAAATTTAAATTTTGTTGCTATTGTTAATAGACATAATTTAAATAATAATATAGCTTTAGCAGTTGTTGAAAATTTCTATTTAAAAGAAGGAGGCGTTGGAACAACATACTCTCACGATAGTCATAATTTAACAATTGTATTTAACAAACCAAATGAAGCTCTGGCTATTACTAAAAGAATAAAAGAGCTTGGTGGTGGAATTGTAACTTCTGAAAATGGAGAGATTACTGGAATTTTACCTTTTCCAATTGCTGGAATGCTCTCAGATCAGCCTGCTGAAATTTTAGCAAAAGAGATTAGTCATATGAATACGATTCTTAGAAAAATGGGAATTGAAAGTGCATCTCCAATAACAAGACCTAGCACATTAACTCTAATAGTAATTCCAAATGCTAAAATGAGTGATCTAGGACTTATTGATGTTAAAGAACAAAAAGTTATAAATCTATTTAAATAAAAGGAGATACAATGCAACAAATAAAAATTGAACAAAAAAATAAAAATTTATTTGAAAAACTTTTTAAACTATCAGAAAATAATACAGATATAAAAACAGAAATAACTGCCGGAACTACAACTTTTATGACAATGGCATATGCTTTAATTGTTCACCCACTTATTATGAGTGCTTCTGGAATGCCCATTGGTGCAATGACAGTTGTAACAGCTTTAACTGCTGGAATATTTTCAATATTTATGGGAATTTACACTAATCTTCCTTTTGCTCTAGGCCCTGCTATGGGAAGCAACGCATTCTTTGCTTATACTCTTGTTGCTTCAGGTTTAACAACATGGCAAGAGGGGTTAGGTTTAGTATTTGTTTCTGGTGTAATCTTTTTAATAATGTCTTTCTTTGGTTTTAGAGAGATCGTCGTTAAGCTTCTTCCTAAAAATTTAAAAATAGGAATTGGAGCTGTTGTAGGAATATTTTTAATTCAATTGGGATTTGGCTCAGCAAAACTAATGGATCTTTCAAAAGGTAAAATCGCCATTGGAAACTTAAAATCTCCTGAAACAATTTTAGCTATAGTAGGTTTATTTATAATTGCCGCTTTAATTGTTAGAAAAGTTAAAGGAGCTATACTAATTGGAATTTTGTTAGTTACTATACTTGGAATTCCTTTAGGAATAACTAAAATTCCAACATCGCTGATGTCTTTACCTCCATCAATAGCTGATGTTTCATTTAAACTAGATTTTTCAAAAGTTTTAAGTATAAAGTTCTTACCTATAATGTTTGTTTTCTTTGTTGGAGACTTCTTTTCAACTTTAGGAACACTATTAGGTGTTTCAGAGAAAGCTGGACTATTAGATAAAGATGGAAATCTACCAAATATTCAAAAACCATTTTTAGTTGATGCTATTGCCACAATTGCTGGTGCTGTTTTGGGTACAACCGTTGTTACAACTTATGTTGAATCTGCATCCGGAGTTGCCGAAGGTGGAAGAACTGGATTAACTTCTGTAACTACAGGATTAATTTTTTTAACAGCTCTATTTTTTACTCCAATTGCTTTAATGATTCCTGCCATTGCTACAGCACCGGTACTTATTATAATTGGAATAATGATGCTTGAATCTTTAAAAGGAATTGAATATGGAGATTTTTCAGAATCATTTCCAGTGTTTTTTATGATAGCTACAACTGCCTACACAAGCAGTATTTCAAATGGAGTTGGTGTTGGGATTATAGCTTATGTATTTTTAAGAGTTTTAATTGGAAAAGCAAGGGAAATTCATATTGGACTATATATTCTTAGCGCTATTATGATATATTACTTTATAAGATAGTTTTTCATAGGAATAGGATATTTGCATCCTATTCCTATTTTTAATTACTTTTATAAATTTAAGACCATATTTAAAACATTTTATTAAAAAAATATATACAAATACCTACTTTTTCATTTTTTTGGACAAAAGTCAATTTTTTTGACTCTCTAATTTTAAATTTAAAACGTTCGTTTGAATTTGTCCTTATAAAGATAGAATTACACCTATAAATTAATTTAAAGTATTTAAAACCACCTAAAATACCTTCCAAATATTTGTGTTATAC is a genomic window containing:
- the ade gene encoding adenine deaminase, with the translated sequence MNLQKRKELVEVALGKREADMVLKNGSLVNVFSGEIYKANIYIYDKYIANVVECNLDTITLGKNIIDIDGKFVSPGFIDSHVHVESSHLTPVNFARAILPKGTTTIIADPHEIANVLGIDGVTYMIENSKDVPMNQYYLIPSCVPSVVGLENAGAEFDDIEIEKMLDLPRILGLGEVMDFVGVINQSDRMTKIVETAIKKGMFIQGHAPELIGNELSAYICGGPISCHETRDGRQAPDKIRKGMYIDARESSISKNISSIVENIKHMKSPRNLTLCTDDREPRDILEVGHINDCVRVAVKAGLDPIEAIRATTLNTAQEYKLDKIGAIAPGYFADIVVLDNLVDFNVLKTFWQGKLIAENDSLVVEINSPKLDIEYLNSVYVGELSEGDFKIKSPIQNGEVEIEVLSYLTKERSITDRKTMLVKAKDGFIDISENSNLNFVAIVNRHNLNNNIALAVVENFYLKEGGVGTTYSHDSHNLTIVFNKPNEALAITKRIKELGGGIVTSENGEITGILPFPIAGMLSDQPAEILAKEISHMNTILRKMGIESASPITRPSTLTLIVIPNAKMSDLGLIDVKEQKVINLFK
- a CDS encoding NCS2 family permease, translating into MQQIKIEQKNKNLFEKLFKLSENNTDIKTEITAGTTTFMTMAYALIVHPLIMSASGMPIGAMTVVTALTAGIFSIFMGIYTNLPFALGPAMGSNAFFAYTLVASGLTTWQEGLGLVFVSGVIFLIMSFFGFREIVVKLLPKNLKIGIGAVVGIFLIQLGFGSAKLMDLSKGKIAIGNLKSPETILAIVGLFIIAALIVRKVKGAILIGILLVTILGIPLGITKIPTSLMSLPPSIADVSFKLDFSKVLSIKFLPIMFVFFVGDFFSTLGTLLGVSEKAGLLDKDGNLPNIQKPFLVDAIATIAGAVLGTTVVTTYVESASGVAEGGRTGLTSVTTGLIFLTALFFTPIALMIPAIATAPVLIIIGIMMLESLKGIEYGDFSESFPVFFMIATTAYTSSISNGVGVGIIAYVFLRVLIGKAREIHIGLYILSAIMIYYFIR